One region of Malania oleifera isolate guangnan ecotype guangnan chromosome 6, ASM2987363v1, whole genome shotgun sequence genomic DNA includes:
- the LOC131158793 gene encoding palmitoyl-monogalactosyldiacylglycerol delta-7 desaturase, chloroplastic-like: protein MALLASAAVPTAKPYPFSPLLRAGKQLNQTSFRPFVETSSSLTSTHRAAGFSPLRNRPATVVASGEGAPVVEETATSPQPASKETGDKRILLSDVVVTRPTNVYSAERAWTSLDLGTAAAVAGIHGLALFAPFTFNWDAFWVAVDLYVVTGLLGITLSYHRNLSHRSFKLPWLLEYVFAYCGLQSLQGNPIDWVSTHRHHHRFCETERDPHSPTEGFWFSHFSWLFDSKTLNEKCGGRNNVADMEQQAYYRFLEKTYIFHPIALGALLYALGGFPYVVWGMGVRTCAVYHATWLVNSGGHVWGDRVWRTGDLSRNNWFNALITFGDGWHNNHHAFEFSAKHGLEWWQFDVTWYLIKLLEGVGMASDIKLPTEAQKQQKALENMAA from the exons ATGGCTCTCCTAGCTTCCGCCGCCGTCCCCACGGCCAAGCCCTATCCCTTCTCCCCTCTCCTCCGGGCCGGCAAACAGCTCAACCAAACCTCCTTCCGCCCATTCGTCGAAACTTCCTCCTCCCTAACGTCCACCCACCGCGCTGCCGGGTTCTCTCCCCTCCGGAACAGACCCGCCACCGTGGTGGCCAGCGGCGAAGGCGCTCCGGTCGTGGAGGAGACGGCCACGTCCCCTCAGCCGGCCTCGAAGGAGACGGGCGATAAAAGGATCCTGCTCTCGGACGTGGTAGTGACGCGGCCGACCAATGTGTACAGCGCAGAACGGGCGTGGACGTCCCTAGACTTAGGGACGGCGGCGGCCGTTGCCGGCATACACGGGCTGGCCCTCTTCGCGCCCTTCACCTTCAACTGGGACGCCTTCTGGGTAGCCGTTGATCTGTACGTGGTGACGGGGCTGCTGGGCATCACTCTTTCCTACCACCGGAACTTGTCCCACCGAAGCTTTAAGCTTCCATGGCTGCTGGAGTACGTGTTTGCGTACTGCGGGCTCCAGTCGCTGCAG GGAAATCCGATCGACTGGGTGAGCACGCACAGGCACCACCACCGATTCTGTGAAACCGAGAGGGACCCGCACAGCCCCACTGAAGGATTCTGGTTCAGTCACTTCAGCTGGCTCTTCGACAGCAAGACTTTGAACGAAAAG TGCGGTGGGAGGAACAACGTTGCGGATATGGAGCAGCAAGCTTATTACAGGTTCCTAGAGAAGACCTACATTTTCCATCCAATTGCTCTTGGGGCACTGCTTTACGCACTTGGAGGGTTTCCTTATGTCGTGTGGGGAATG GGAGTGAGGACCTGTGCCGTATACCACGCAACCTGGCTAGTCAATTCGGGCGGCCATGTCTGGGGAGACCGCGTTTGGCGCACTGGCGACCTTTCCAGGAACAACTG GTTTAATGCTCTGATCACATTTGGAGACGGGTGGCACAACAATCACCATGCGTTTGAGTTCTCAGCCAAACACGGTCTGGAATGGTGGCAGTTCGACGTCACTTGGTATCTAATAAAGCTGCTTGAAGGTGTGGGGATGGCCAGTGACATCAAGCTGCCGACGGAGGCTCAGAAGCAGCAGAAGGCTCTCGAGAATATGGCAGCTTAA